In Humulus lupulus chromosome 7, drHumLupu1.1, whole genome shotgun sequence, the following are encoded in one genomic region:
- the LOC133792460 gene encoding uncharacterized mitochondrial protein AtMg00860-like — translation MVQEGIVLGHRISNKDIEVDIAKIEVIENLPPPTPVKGIQSFLGHAGFYRRFIKDFSKIFKPLCSLLEQNRAFEFTNECQEAFTTLKKALVSAPIIVAPDWSLPFELMCDARKELLVVLFAFDKFRAYLIGTKAVVYRDHSTIKKGTENQVVDHLSRLEDDKEDNFDQPIKETLPNEQL, via the exons atggtgcaaGAAGGCATTGTATTGGGTCATCGAATTTCTAACAAAGACATTGAGGTAGATATAGCCAAGATTGAAGTCATTGAGAATTTGCCACCACCTACTCCAGTCAAGGGAATTCAAAGTTTCTTAGGGCATGCaggtttctataggaggtttatCAAAGATTTCTCAAAAATCTTTAAGCCTCTTTGTTCTTTACTTGAGCAAAATCGAGCTTTTGAGTTCACCAATGAGTGTCAAGAGGCATTTACAACTTTGAAGAAGGCTCTTGTATCTGCCCCTATTATTGTAGCTCCCGATTGGTCCCTTCCTTTTGAGCttatgtgtgatgcta GGAAAGAACTTTTGGTTGTGCTatttgcttttgacaagtttagagCATACCTTATTGGGACTAAGGCTGTGGTGTACAGGGACCATTCTACCATCAA AAAAGGAACCGAGAATCAAGTGGTTGACCATCTTTCTAGACTTGAAGATGATAAGGAGGATAATTTTGATCAGCCAATTAAAGAGACATTACCCAATGAGCAACTCTAG